In the Astatotilapia calliptera chromosome 5, fAstCal1.2, whole genome shotgun sequence genome, one interval contains:
- the LOC113022739 gene encoding limbin isoform X1, producing the protein MLRVHFTVERVAICIYFLNIEVSCFAPAFLYSRCGPDVTRRTGVLEDTTGNQSCYNGTALSTSWHTTSSFPVKHRILASMDSIQHDPGRQSADPLLRKDGTVEIGEAKAFFGRGPLASSAPAGPWGHSFYSSFSYVSNGLHLRNSRSTLTRYNLGHSLPQVQSVVPPAAFGVKFHKCAQVKLDTDPPQLTFFLLVRNVGPVGGTNLSQVAIRDSISGLVPLKSEGRVVERGYQTFAIESLLAGSQVVLNYTAHVRSQKSEVLDLPAFLTFSNASQNDVSMFGPLRANLTLRMNSTDRIYPNHGVHFAGFVAGFFVTMVLLLLGFLAINVIGLRTRLNLLQKRRNRSDSDPEFADSNLSETVKDEATFEDKIVDTMVLEDPQNMYRALENLEMSSLLHATNNLEAIRIQIYKGVMSSLLARLQFQGQASAQAQERLLSVLHGQLLGMEGRLKEERGARMVALAGQCNLETREEMETEHCREAAEKAQAELLCQHADQQELLQCSVLLEKLHKLSQSQLQRILLVRHEEASAKLQRQIIEWRRVELHKIFSEELEEATRMGELEKSTAKNLQHEYFTCQDQLEEVLDVVLANLRYVLAERSAQRKFLVHSLHSLNSLISDTFSSTSSNLDSWFTYIRGGSKLPAVQVDHLQEKAQKELVMLRQRLDEALKQERRAMHCGLIKKRRELISDMVTVHKQRQKDLSNMCKGLEGGIEVGQHLHCWQNLLTAHSLELAELINNLDEEAAADIRKVTMRVIQGAIADIKAIQPSAAQAVLALLPPGEQDFPLQMEPGQGSGQGASALLVGQERLHQEGKAALRILSSTREALKEDMEKELQEQKALRTRCKDFFRCLCLSQLTLSEDDRLKMKLEFQKCLSVIDRCLVMPHAVARTKLLCALAAWRKESEKQMMNPQSKGKTSEARQKADTSDLQLFQKKLKDRIQLYEREKEMESSIMSKVLEEMKHEREDDLHSQADSLAVQMAIVHYQKAERRAKVLETCRAMLTLHSLLVQQLKERKHLERQDMAQSIQSHCLGLEEAEQQLQEERTTLDSLQMSQPTIKSSKTHQDDSGVGDENCEQETVFQLQTDCRMGAILQDALYKREQVTSLMAERFHLMTAKSQSMEDLKEQMELKRLYANCDQDLDFASQLVKRCHVSTEVLLEALRLLLPTLPESELLSISDALCPKQHPPSGSAEQEHPGCAEELNRVLPVKLREDVVHKNMLNIPSCALDKEGLQEKRQSLMEKLLPRSGLVLQGDTAPLLTKEKGKKNSCSKAQQPLYKSGLPVKEQQSDSGREEVVDTVKEAEEHTPSASACCAPGSPATGEKLFVFRDPPESCNSVDVPNRKRKRNFLNLKKGSVAPTNLP; encoded by the exons ATGCTTCGGGTACACTTTACCGTGGAGAGGGTCGCAATATGTATATATTTCTTAAATATCGAAGTATCGTGTTTTGCTCCAGCCTTTTTATATTCACGTTGCGGTCCCGATGTAACAAGGCGCACCGGTGTTTTGGAGGACACAACTGGAAACCAGTCTTGTTATAACGGCACTGCCCTGAGTACATCATGGCACACAACATCTTCTTTCCCTGTGAAACATAGG ATCCTTGCCAGTATGGATTCAATACAACATGACCCAGGCAGACAATCAGCAGACCCATTACTTAGAAAGGATG GTACAGTGGAAATTGGTGAGGCTAAAGCCTTTTTCGGGAGGGGACCTCTCGCATCTTCAGCTCCTGCTGGTCCGTGGGGACACTCTTTTTACTCTTCATTTTCCTATGTATCAAATGGCTTGCACCTCAGGAACAGCAGAAGCACCCTCACCCGATATAACCTGGGCCACTCGCTGCCTCAG GTTCAGAGTGTAGTGCCTCCAGCTGCATTTGGAGTAAAATTTCACAAGTGTGCACAG GTGAAGCTTGACACTGATCCCCCTCAGTTGACGTTCTTTCTGCTGGTTCGCAACGTGGGCCCTGTGGGTGGCACCAACCTATCTCAGGTGGCTATCCGGGACTCGATTTCAGGATTAGTACCTCTAAAATCTGAAGGCAGGGTTGTGGAAAGAGGCTACCAGACATTTGCCATTGAGTCGTTGTTGG CTGGATCTCAAGTTGTTCTCAATTATACTGCTCACGTAAGGAGTCAAAAGAGCGAAGTCCTTGACCTTCCAGCTTTTCTCACCTTCTCTAATGCCTCACAG AATGATGTCAGCATGTTTGGCCCATTAAGGGCTAATCTAACGCTGAGGATGAATTCCACAGACAGG ATCTATCCTAACCACGGTGTTCATTTTGCTGGATTTGTTGCTGGGTTCTTTGTCAccatggtgctgctgctgctggggttTCTGGCCATAAACGTGATAGGACTCAGAACTAGACTGAATCTTCTTCAAAAAAGG AGAAACAGAAGTGATTCAGACCCTGAGTTTGCAGACTCCAACTTGAGTGAGACAGTCAAGGATGAGGCAACATTTGAAGACAAGATTGTGGACACCATGGTTCTGGAGGATCCACAGAACATGTACAGGGCTTTGGAAAA TCTTGAAATGTCTTCACTGCTACATGCCACCAATAACCTGGAAGCCATCCGGATTCAGATTTACAAGGGCGTGATGTCCTCCTTGCTTGCCAGACTTCAATTTCAGGGCCAGGCCAGTGCTCAAGCCCAGGAGAGGCTGCTTAGTGTGCTTCACGGGCAGCTGCTAGGCATGGAGGGACGGCTCAAGGAGGAGCGAGGGGCTCGCATGGTTGCCTTGGCTGGTCAGTGTAACCTGGAGACTCGGGAAGAAATGGAAACAGAGCACTGCAGAGAGGCTGCTGAGAAGGCCCAGGCTGAGCTTCTGTGTCAACATGCAGATCAACAG GAACTTCTTCAGTGTAGTGTCCTCCTGGAGAAGCTGCACAAGTTGAGCCAGAGTCAGCTTCAACGCATCTTATTGGTTCGTCATGAAGAGGCCTCAGCGAAGCTCCAGAGGCAGATCATTGAGTGGCGACGGGTGGAGCTGCACAAGATTTTCTCAGAGGAACTGGAGGAGGCCACCAGGATGGGAGAGTTGGAGAAGAGCACAGCCAAGAATCTTCAGCACGAATACTTTACTTGTCAG GATCAGCTAGAGGAGGTGCTGGATGTAGTCCTTGCCAATCTGCGCTATGTGCTAGCTGAACGCAGCGCACAGAGGAAGTTTCTGGTGCACAGCCTCCACAGCCTTAACAGCCTGATTTCTGACACTTTCTCCAGCACCTCCAGCAACTTGGACAGCTGGTTCACTTACATCAGGGG AGGGAGCAAACTGCCTGCAGTGCAGGTCGACCACCTACAGGAGAAGGCTCAGAAAGAGCTGGTGATGCTGAGACAGAGACTGGATGAGGCACTGAAGCAGGAGAGGAGAGCCATGCATTGTGGACTGATTAAGAAGAGGAGGGAGCTCATATCTGACATG GTGACGGTCcacaaacagagacagaagGACCTGTCGAACATGTGCAAGGGTCTGGAGGGAGGGATAGAGGTAGGACAGCATCTGCACTGTTGGCAGAATTTACTGACAGCTCACAGCTTGGAGCTAGCAGAGCTTATCAACAACCTGGATGAGGAAGCTGCTGCAGACATCCGCAAG GTCACCATGCGTGTGATCCAGGGTGCCATAGCAGACATCAAAGCCATCCAGCCTTCTGCAGCTCAGGCTGTATTAGCCCTCTTGCCTCCAGGAGAGCAAGACTTTCCACTGCAGATGGAACCAGGGCAAGGATCAGGACAGGGAGCGAGTGCTCTCCTGGTGGGTCAGGAAAGACTGCACCAGGAAGGCAAGGCAGCCTTGCGTATCCTCAGCTCCACCAGGGAGGCTCTGAAGGAAGACATGGAGAAAGAGCTACAGGAGCAGAAGGCACTTAGGACACGCTGCAAAGATTTCTTCAG gtgtttgtgtttgtcccaGCTAACTCTGTCTGAAGATGACAGGCTAAAGATGAAACTGGAGTTTCAGAAATGTCTTTCTGTGATAGATCGCTGTCTGGTGATGCCACACGCTGTCGCCAGAACTAAACTTCTGTGTGCTCTGGCAGCTTGGAGGAAGGAGAGCGAGAAACAGATG atgaatcCACAATCCAAGGGGAAAACCAGTGAGGCCAGACAGAAAGCAGACACATCCGACCTGCAACTTTTCCAGAAAAAGCTTAAGGATAGGATTCAACTATatgagagggagaaggagatgGAGAGCAGTATAATGAGCAAG GTGTTGGAGGAGATGAAGCATGAGAGAGAAGATGATCTGCACTCTCAGGCAGACAGCCTGGCTGTGCAAATGGCTATCGTCCATTACCAGAAGGCTGAGAGGCGAGCCAAAGTTTTGGAGACCTGCAGAGCAATGCTGACTCTCCATAGCCTGCTTGTTCAACAGCTCAAAGAAAGGAAGCATTTGGAGAGACAAGACATGGCTCAGAGTATACAAAGCCACTGCTTG GGCCTAGAGGAAGCAGAGCAACAGCTTCAGGAGGAAAGAACAACGTTGGACAGCCTGCAAATGTCTCAGCCCACTATAAAGTCAAGTAAAACACATCAGGACGACTCTGGTGTGGGAGATGAGAACTGTGAGCAAGAAACCGTGTTTCAGTTGCAGACAGATTGCAGGATGGGGGCCATCCTTCAGGATGCACTTTATAAGCGTGAGCAGGTTACTTCACTGATGGCTGAGAG GTTTCACTTAATGACTGCCAAGAGTCAAAGCATGGAAGATTTAAAAGAACAAATGGAGCTCAAGAGACTGTATGCAAACTGTGACCAG GATCTGGACTTTGCATCTCAGCTGGTCAAGCGGTGTCATGTGTCTACCGAGGTTCTCCTGGAGGCCCTACGTCTCCTTCTCCCAACCCTGCCTGAAAGTGAACTCCTTTCAATCAGTGATGCCCTGTGCCCCAAGCAGCACCCTCCCTCAGGGTCTGCAGAACAGGAACACCCAGG GTGTGCTGAGGAGCTGAACAGAGTTCTTCCTGTGAAACTGAGAGAAGATGTGGTGCATAAAAATATGCTGAATATTCCAAGTTGTGCTTTGGATAAAGAGGG ACTCCAGGAAAAGAGGCAAAGTCTGATGGAAAAACTGCTCCCCAGGTCCGGTCTTGTGCTTCAAGGGGATACTGCACCGCTGCTGACTAAGGAGAAGGGAAAGAAGAACAGCTGTAGCAAAGCACAGCAGCCACTTTATAAATCTGGGCTGCCTGTTAAAGAGCAGCAGAGCGACAGTGGAAGAGAAGAAGTTGTGGACACGGTAAAGGAAGCAGAGGAACACACGCCTTCAGCCTCTGCTTGCTGTGCGCCGGGGAGCCCAGCAACCGGGGAAAAGCTGTTTGTTTTCCGGGATCCACCTGAATCATGTAACAGTGTAGATGTCCCAAATAGAAAAAGGAAGAGGAATTTCCTCAATCTGAAGAAAGGTTCAGTGGCCCCAACAAACCTACCTTGA
- the LOC113022739 gene encoding limbin isoform X2: MLRVHFTVERVAICIYFLNIEVSCFAPAFLYSRCGPDVTRRTGVLEDTTGNQSCYNGTALSTSWHTTSSFPVKHRILASMDSIQHDPGRQSADPLLRKDGTVEIGEAKAFFGRGPLASSAPAGPWGHSFYSSFSYVSNGLHLRNSRSTLTRYNLGHSLPQVQSVVPPAAFGVKFHKCAQVKLDTDPPQLTFFLLVRNVGPVGGTNLSQVAIRDSISGLVPLKSEGRVVERGYQTFAIESLLAGSQVVLNYTAHVRSQKSEVLDLPAFLTFSNASQNDVSMFGPLRANLTLRMNSTDRRNRSDSDPEFADSNLSETVKDEATFEDKIVDTMVLEDPQNMYRALENLEMSSLLHATNNLEAIRIQIYKGVMSSLLARLQFQGQASAQAQERLLSVLHGQLLGMEGRLKEERGARMVALAGQCNLETREEMETEHCREAAEKAQAELLCQHADQQELLQCSVLLEKLHKLSQSQLQRILLVRHEEASAKLQRQIIEWRRVELHKIFSEELEEATRMGELEKSTAKNLQHEYFTCQDQLEEVLDVVLANLRYVLAERSAQRKFLVHSLHSLNSLISDTFSSTSSNLDSWFTYIRGGSKLPAVQVDHLQEKAQKELVMLRQRLDEALKQERRAMHCGLIKKRRELISDMVTVHKQRQKDLSNMCKGLEGGIEVGQHLHCWQNLLTAHSLELAELINNLDEEAAADIRKVTMRVIQGAIADIKAIQPSAAQAVLALLPPGEQDFPLQMEPGQGSGQGASALLVGQERLHQEGKAALRILSSTREALKEDMEKELQEQKALRTRCKDFFRCLCLSQLTLSEDDRLKMKLEFQKCLSVIDRCLVMPHAVARTKLLCALAAWRKESEKQMMNPQSKGKTSEARQKADTSDLQLFQKKLKDRIQLYEREKEMESSIMSKVLEEMKHEREDDLHSQADSLAVQMAIVHYQKAERRAKVLETCRAMLTLHSLLVQQLKERKHLERQDMAQSIQSHCLGLEEAEQQLQEERTTLDSLQMSQPTIKSSKTHQDDSGVGDENCEQETVFQLQTDCRMGAILQDALYKREQVTSLMAERFHLMTAKSQSMEDLKEQMELKRLYANCDQDLDFASQLVKRCHVSTEVLLEALRLLLPTLPESELLSISDALCPKQHPPSGSAEQEHPGCAEELNRVLPVKLREDVVHKNMLNIPSCALDKEGLQEKRQSLMEKLLPRSGLVLQGDTAPLLTKEKGKKNSCSKAQQPLYKSGLPVKEQQSDSGREEVVDTVKEAEEHTPSASACCAPGSPATGEKLFVFRDPPESCNSVDVPNRKRKRNFLNLKKGSVAPTNLP; encoded by the exons ATGCTTCGGGTACACTTTACCGTGGAGAGGGTCGCAATATGTATATATTTCTTAAATATCGAAGTATCGTGTTTTGCTCCAGCCTTTTTATATTCACGTTGCGGTCCCGATGTAACAAGGCGCACCGGTGTTTTGGAGGACACAACTGGAAACCAGTCTTGTTATAACGGCACTGCCCTGAGTACATCATGGCACACAACATCTTCTTTCCCTGTGAAACATAGG ATCCTTGCCAGTATGGATTCAATACAACATGACCCAGGCAGACAATCAGCAGACCCATTACTTAGAAAGGATG GTACAGTGGAAATTGGTGAGGCTAAAGCCTTTTTCGGGAGGGGACCTCTCGCATCTTCAGCTCCTGCTGGTCCGTGGGGACACTCTTTTTACTCTTCATTTTCCTATGTATCAAATGGCTTGCACCTCAGGAACAGCAGAAGCACCCTCACCCGATATAACCTGGGCCACTCGCTGCCTCAG GTTCAGAGTGTAGTGCCTCCAGCTGCATTTGGAGTAAAATTTCACAAGTGTGCACAG GTGAAGCTTGACACTGATCCCCCTCAGTTGACGTTCTTTCTGCTGGTTCGCAACGTGGGCCCTGTGGGTGGCACCAACCTATCTCAGGTGGCTATCCGGGACTCGATTTCAGGATTAGTACCTCTAAAATCTGAAGGCAGGGTTGTGGAAAGAGGCTACCAGACATTTGCCATTGAGTCGTTGTTGG CTGGATCTCAAGTTGTTCTCAATTATACTGCTCACGTAAGGAGTCAAAAGAGCGAAGTCCTTGACCTTCCAGCTTTTCTCACCTTCTCTAATGCCTCACAG AATGATGTCAGCATGTTTGGCCCATTAAGGGCTAATCTAACGCTGAGGATGAATTCCACAGACAGG AGAAACAGAAGTGATTCAGACCCTGAGTTTGCAGACTCCAACTTGAGTGAGACAGTCAAGGATGAGGCAACATTTGAAGACAAGATTGTGGACACCATGGTTCTGGAGGATCCACAGAACATGTACAGGGCTTTGGAAAA TCTTGAAATGTCTTCACTGCTACATGCCACCAATAACCTGGAAGCCATCCGGATTCAGATTTACAAGGGCGTGATGTCCTCCTTGCTTGCCAGACTTCAATTTCAGGGCCAGGCCAGTGCTCAAGCCCAGGAGAGGCTGCTTAGTGTGCTTCACGGGCAGCTGCTAGGCATGGAGGGACGGCTCAAGGAGGAGCGAGGGGCTCGCATGGTTGCCTTGGCTGGTCAGTGTAACCTGGAGACTCGGGAAGAAATGGAAACAGAGCACTGCAGAGAGGCTGCTGAGAAGGCCCAGGCTGAGCTTCTGTGTCAACATGCAGATCAACAG GAACTTCTTCAGTGTAGTGTCCTCCTGGAGAAGCTGCACAAGTTGAGCCAGAGTCAGCTTCAACGCATCTTATTGGTTCGTCATGAAGAGGCCTCAGCGAAGCTCCAGAGGCAGATCATTGAGTGGCGACGGGTGGAGCTGCACAAGATTTTCTCAGAGGAACTGGAGGAGGCCACCAGGATGGGAGAGTTGGAGAAGAGCACAGCCAAGAATCTTCAGCACGAATACTTTACTTGTCAG GATCAGCTAGAGGAGGTGCTGGATGTAGTCCTTGCCAATCTGCGCTATGTGCTAGCTGAACGCAGCGCACAGAGGAAGTTTCTGGTGCACAGCCTCCACAGCCTTAACAGCCTGATTTCTGACACTTTCTCCAGCACCTCCAGCAACTTGGACAGCTGGTTCACTTACATCAGGGG AGGGAGCAAACTGCCTGCAGTGCAGGTCGACCACCTACAGGAGAAGGCTCAGAAAGAGCTGGTGATGCTGAGACAGAGACTGGATGAGGCACTGAAGCAGGAGAGGAGAGCCATGCATTGTGGACTGATTAAGAAGAGGAGGGAGCTCATATCTGACATG GTGACGGTCcacaaacagagacagaagGACCTGTCGAACATGTGCAAGGGTCTGGAGGGAGGGATAGAGGTAGGACAGCATCTGCACTGTTGGCAGAATTTACTGACAGCTCACAGCTTGGAGCTAGCAGAGCTTATCAACAACCTGGATGAGGAAGCTGCTGCAGACATCCGCAAG GTCACCATGCGTGTGATCCAGGGTGCCATAGCAGACATCAAAGCCATCCAGCCTTCTGCAGCTCAGGCTGTATTAGCCCTCTTGCCTCCAGGAGAGCAAGACTTTCCACTGCAGATGGAACCAGGGCAAGGATCAGGACAGGGAGCGAGTGCTCTCCTGGTGGGTCAGGAAAGACTGCACCAGGAAGGCAAGGCAGCCTTGCGTATCCTCAGCTCCACCAGGGAGGCTCTGAAGGAAGACATGGAGAAAGAGCTACAGGAGCAGAAGGCACTTAGGACACGCTGCAAAGATTTCTTCAG gtgtttgtgtttgtcccaGCTAACTCTGTCTGAAGATGACAGGCTAAAGATGAAACTGGAGTTTCAGAAATGTCTTTCTGTGATAGATCGCTGTCTGGTGATGCCACACGCTGTCGCCAGAACTAAACTTCTGTGTGCTCTGGCAGCTTGGAGGAAGGAGAGCGAGAAACAGATG atgaatcCACAATCCAAGGGGAAAACCAGTGAGGCCAGACAGAAAGCAGACACATCCGACCTGCAACTTTTCCAGAAAAAGCTTAAGGATAGGATTCAACTATatgagagggagaaggagatgGAGAGCAGTATAATGAGCAAG GTGTTGGAGGAGATGAAGCATGAGAGAGAAGATGATCTGCACTCTCAGGCAGACAGCCTGGCTGTGCAAATGGCTATCGTCCATTACCAGAAGGCTGAGAGGCGAGCCAAAGTTTTGGAGACCTGCAGAGCAATGCTGACTCTCCATAGCCTGCTTGTTCAACAGCTCAAAGAAAGGAAGCATTTGGAGAGACAAGACATGGCTCAGAGTATACAAAGCCACTGCTTG GGCCTAGAGGAAGCAGAGCAACAGCTTCAGGAGGAAAGAACAACGTTGGACAGCCTGCAAATGTCTCAGCCCACTATAAAGTCAAGTAAAACACATCAGGACGACTCTGGTGTGGGAGATGAGAACTGTGAGCAAGAAACCGTGTTTCAGTTGCAGACAGATTGCAGGATGGGGGCCATCCTTCAGGATGCACTTTATAAGCGTGAGCAGGTTACTTCACTGATGGCTGAGAG GTTTCACTTAATGACTGCCAAGAGTCAAAGCATGGAAGATTTAAAAGAACAAATGGAGCTCAAGAGACTGTATGCAAACTGTGACCAG GATCTGGACTTTGCATCTCAGCTGGTCAAGCGGTGTCATGTGTCTACCGAGGTTCTCCTGGAGGCCCTACGTCTCCTTCTCCCAACCCTGCCTGAAAGTGAACTCCTTTCAATCAGTGATGCCCTGTGCCCCAAGCAGCACCCTCCCTCAGGGTCTGCAGAACAGGAACACCCAGG GTGTGCTGAGGAGCTGAACAGAGTTCTTCCTGTGAAACTGAGAGAAGATGTGGTGCATAAAAATATGCTGAATATTCCAAGTTGTGCTTTGGATAAAGAGGG ACTCCAGGAAAAGAGGCAAAGTCTGATGGAAAAACTGCTCCCCAGGTCCGGTCTTGTGCTTCAAGGGGATACTGCACCGCTGCTGACTAAGGAGAAGGGAAAGAAGAACAGCTGTAGCAAAGCACAGCAGCCACTTTATAAATCTGGGCTGCCTGTTAAAGAGCAGCAGAGCGACAGTGGAAGAGAAGAAGTTGTGGACACGGTAAAGGAAGCAGAGGAACACACGCCTTCAGCCTCTGCTTGCTGTGCGCCGGGGAGCCCAGCAACCGGGGAAAAGCTGTTTGTTTTCCGGGATCCACCTGAATCATGTAACAGTGTAGATGTCCCAAATAGAAAAAGGAAGAGGAATTTCCTCAATCTGAAGAAAGGTTCAGTGGCCCCAACAAACCTACCTTGA
- the LOC113021725 gene encoding cytokine-like protein 1 produces the protein MKLGLAALLCLSSLVWLSECTPPTCYSRALDLSKEIMMLLDKIHTSHRTKTCAEILPAIFLDVHNSCITTKLRDFLYVVLNHPNQYCREKPRMVLLKRKIQNLYSIITRICYRDLVFFTDDCQAIDTGNTSPYYAEDRLQLLQEDR, from the exons ATGAAGCTGGGACTCGCAGCTCTCCTGTGCCTCTCCAGCCTCGTGTGGCTGTCGGAGTGCACACCTCCGACCTGCTACTCCAGAGCTCTCGACCTGAGCAAAGAAATCATGATGCTGCTGGATAAAATACACACTTCTCATCGCACG AAAACATGTGCTGAGATTCTGCCTGCCATCTTCCTGGACGTGCAT AACTCCTGCATCACTACCAAGCTCCGTGACTTTCTTTACGTGGTGTTGAACCATCCCAACCAGTACTGCAGAGAGAAACCCAGAATGGTTCTGCTGAAGCGCAAAATCCAGAACCTTTACAGCATCATCACCAGAATCTGTTATCGG GACTTGGTGTTTTTCACAGACGACTGCCAGGCTATTGATACTGGAAACACCAGTCCTTACTATGCAGAGGACAGGCTTCAGCTGCTCCAAGAGGACAGATga